Genomic DNA from Myxococcaceae bacterium JPH2:
CTCGTAGGCGCCGGTGGCGGCGTTGAAGCCGTAGGCACCCGTGCCCTCCTTGACCTTGTTCACCACCACGCTGCCCTCGAGGCCGCCGTTGCCGACGATCTGGCGCAGGGGCTCCTCGAGCGCGCGGCGGATGATCTCCACGCCGAACTTCTCGCCGTCGACGACCTTCAGGCCGTCCAGGGACTTCAGGCAGCGGATGAACGCCACGCCGCCGCCGGGCACCACGCCCTCCTCGACGGCCGCGCGGGTCGCGTTGAGCGCGTCCTCCACGCGGGCCTTCTTCTCCTTCATCTCCGTCTCAGTGGCCGCGCCGACGTTGATGACCGCCACGCCGCCCACGAGCTTCGCCAGGCGCTCCTGGAGCTTCTCGCGGTCGTAGTCGCTGGAGGTGTCCTCGATGGCCACGCGGATCTGCTTCACGCGCGCCTCGATGTCCTTCTGGCTGCCGGCACCGTCGACGATGGTGGTGTTGTCCTTGTCGATGGTGACGCGCTTGGCGCGGCCCAGGTCCTGGAGCGTCAGCGTGTCCAGCTTGATGCCCAGGTCCTCGGCGATCATCCGGCCACCGGTCAGGACGGCGATGTCCTCCAGCATGGCCTTGCGGCGATCACCAAAGCCCGGCGCCTTCACCGCGGCCACGTTCAGCACGCCGCGGATCTTGTTCACCACCAGGGTGGCCAGGGCCTCGCCCTCGACCTCCTCG
This window encodes:
- the groEL gene encoding chaperonin GroEL, with product VLNDALILIHEKKISSMKDLLPVLEQVARAGKPLIIIAEEVEGEALATLVVNKIRGVLNVAAVKAPGFGDRRKAMLEDIAVLTGGRMIAEDLGIKLDTLTLQDLGRAKRVTIDKDNTTIVDGAGSQKDIEARVKQIRVAIEDTSSDYDREKLQERLAKLVGGVAVINVGAATETEMKEKKARVEDALNATRAAVEEGVVPGGGVAFIRCLKSLDGLKVVDGEKFGVEIIRRALEEPLRQIVGNGGLEGSVVVNKVKEGTGAYGFNAATGAYEDLLAAGVIDPAKVSRTALQNAASVSSLMLTTEAMVADRPKADDDKAPAGGGMGGMGGMGGMGGMGM